A stretch of DNA from Cryptomeria japonica chromosome 4, Sugi_1.0, whole genome shotgun sequence:
tataccttctccgtcagaaacctccatcaaaattctaaaccaaatgtattagtgtcataattccgacgaacacgggaaattttttgaaaaaaataaatcaatCCAATAAAGCAAAAGAAATCTCATAGATCatcggaatttgaggccaaatgtattagtgacataCAAGAATATCCACGATGAACATGGTGTGTGATGAAAGTATCAAACCGTCAAATTTTAGAAAAGAAACCACCAAACCTAATGAATAAAATAAATGGTCTAAGCTCAGATTTCACACTTACAGGGATAAGAAAACACATGCCAAACCACTTCAAACTTGAGGGGCACCCCCAAGCCCATGAATCAACAGAATAAGCAATAAATGATGACCACACAAGGCTAATATAGAATGCTAATGCAAGAAGAGGGAATATCCGTAGGAGAGACTTCCAAATATTCCAAGCCCTCAACTGTTGCCTTGTTAGCAAGAAAATCAATAATACAATTAATTTCCCTATAACAATGAGAGATAGTAAAGGAACTCAAAAACTTTAATTGAGCAAGAACTCAGTCTAAAAGGTATTGTAAGTGCCAAGAGGCACATTTCTTATTGGAAACCGAATGAAAAACCAACATAGAATCCCCTTCAATGACAATATCCTTAATGAGAAATAGCTAAATCCAGACCAAATgataaagcatgaaattctgcagAATTGTTAGAACCAAAACCAATATACTTACAAGCAACTTTGACCAATTTTGAGTTATGGTCAAAAAGGACAGCTCCAATCCTGGATTTGCCCGAATTGCCcttggcagccccatcaaaatttaatttaaaagagaGTTGCAGTGGAGGGGACCATTTAGCAAGCCTACGCTTGACAAcagaagataaatctaatgatacaGCCCCATGAGAGGGAATGACTCGAAGAGCCTCCCAATTCCATgtcacccaattatcccaatggAAAAAGGAACATAAAGGATCCAAATTTTTATAAATATAGGAAATCACCACCTCAAAAATGAAATATTGAATCCTACCTATCACATCCGCCAATGAAGCAGATTTGTGCTTGAAAATCCTATAGTTCCTCtcaagccaaatattccaaataacAATAGACGGAGCAACAATCCAGAGATAGGAATAAAACGAAGTCGAATACAACAAAGGCCAAGCCAAGAATTGAGATTATAAATTATAACAAATAGCAAATGACCATCCAAGCTTACCAAACAGCCAATACCACCAATCTGAAGCAAACCGACAATGCAAAAACACATGGTCCAAAGATTCCATGAAGAAGccacaaaacacacaaggaaacacagctgtaatcccaagcctatctaaTCTCATCCCCGTAAGAAATCTATCTTGAACAGCTAACCAGACAAAGAAACCAGCTTTAGGAAGGCAAGTCGAATGCCAAAATAGATGAGAAGGCCAAGAGGGGAAAGAAGAGGGATGAGATAAAGCCTTATATCCCCCCTTTACTGTATAAGAACTTGAAACATTCTTAGTCTAGATAAAAAAATCCTCCTTATCCTGAAATACTAGTAATCTCTTCTCAAGCTCCTGCATATAAGCATCTTTGAGTTCTTGACCTATCAACACATAATCAATGGATTTCCAATGAAAAATAGGATAGGGACCTAAAACATCAACATAACAATAATGAGTAACAAACACACCCCACTGATCTGTGAGGATATCAGATAAAGGGGACCAATCCTGAATGGAAGTCATGGCAGCATGGCCATTCCAAACTTAATCCCAAAATTGAGCCTTTCTCCCATTATGAATTACCCAAGAAAGATGGGGAAGGATAACCAATCTACAATtagaaataaaattccaaaaaatgaCCCTTTTGGAAGAGATGAAGCTGTGAATAACCGCTCTCTAGGAGACCCCCTCAAATACTTAGCAAACATAAGAGAGGCCCATTTGCTTGAGGGATCCTTGTTGAGCTTCCAGACAAGTTTCACCCCCAAATCTTTATTCTGAGTAAATAAATCTCTGATACCCGAACCCCCTAACTCCTTAGGAAGACAAACCCTATTGTAGGCCAAGAGAGGGATCTTCTTCTTGCCcccaatatttttattttgaagaaAGGATCTTAAAGACACCTTAAGCTCATGAACAACCTTGGAAGGAATTTTAAAAATagacatcaaataaataggaatAGCATTAAGAACTGACTTGATCAAAAGAATCTTACCAGCTAAAGTACGCCATTTATGATTCCAAGAAGGAATTTTGGAAGACATCGCATGAACCACTTTGTCCCAAAACATTGTCTTATCTGAACCAAAAAAAAAGGGAATGCCTAAATACTTACAAGGAAAGGATCCCACCTCAAAACCCCAAAATTGAGTCAACCTACTCTATACTAAAGGGgaaaaattcagaaaaaaaaacCTTAGATTTGAGACTATTAACTTACTGCCTAGAGAAAGAAGAGTAGTATGCAATAATTTTCTTGATGACTCTAACCTCTACCAATGAGGCTGAACCAAACAGAAGAATATCATCTGCAAAAATACAATGGGATTGGGAAATCGGATACCCATCTATATTAATACCTTTCCAAAGGCCTAAAGATCTAGCAACATAAATGGTCCTACTAAAAGTCTCAGCTAAAAGAATAAATAGAAAGGGGGACAAAGGATCACCTTCCCTAACACCTCGAGAGGAAGAGAAAAATCCAGAAAGGGGACCATTAAACAATACTGAAAAAAAGAGTAGAAGAAATGCAGGAAAAACTCATTTAACCCAACTATGAGCAAAACCAAAATGATTCAGAACAGAAACTAATGAATGCCATTCCAATCGATCATAAGCTTTAAGCATATCAAGTTTAAGGATCATAGCCAGAGGCTTTTGTAGTGAGATGGAATGTAGATTCTCATGTGCAACAATAGCACCCTCTGAAGTTTCCCTCCCAAGAACAAATCCACCCTGATCAACAGAAATAATCCTAAGAATGAGTTTAGCCAGCCTAACTGAGATTGTCTTAGTGATGATTTTATACAAggtgttacataaagcaataggatgaaAGTCAAAAAAAGAATTACGATTGTCCACCTTAGGGATAATAGAAATAAGAGTTGTGTTAAGCTCCTTCAAAATAGTTATATTGCGCCTAGACTCCTCAAAAGCTAATAggacatcattccccacaaaatctcagcatttttgaaaaaataaagcaGTGAACCCATCTGGCCCTGGAGCCTTCTCCGGAGACATGGAAAAGACCACCTCTCTTAACTCAAGACTAGTAAAAGGAGTCATGGGCATCTTATTGTCTTCCTCTTTAACAAGAGGATGAATTGAATTAACAAAGCTACTATCTAAATCCACAAAATCAGCAGAAAGAAAGGACCTAAAAATTTTAACAACCTCTGAACCAATTTCACCCTCATCAGACAGACAATTCCCATTAGAATCATGAATGCAAGATATCCTATTACAGTGTCTCCTTAGTTTAGTTGATgaatgaaaaaacttagtattcctatcaccTTCTGATAACCACAAATCCCTAGACTTTTTCCTCCAATAAGATTCACGAGCCAATACTTCCTCAAGCTAAGCTTTCAAATTTCCTCCTAAATCCTAGCCTTTTCACCAAACATATTCTTAAAATGAAGAGAATTCCATTCTCTAATCTTACCTTTAAGATAGGCCAACTTTTTAACAATTTGATACATCCTAGACCCACTCACATAAGGAGCAAACATCCACCACATTCTCAACAGGGGCAAAAAAgattgatccctaaaccacatCAGCTCAAACTTAAAAGGAAGCTTCCAAGGGGCCCTATCCTcaagaatagaaaataaaataggaaaatgATATGAACTAGTATAAGGAAGAACTGAGGAAAATAATTCCCAATCTAGACTAAACCAACTTTCAGACACCAAAAAATTATCCAACCTATCAACAATCCGAAAAAAATCCTTTCTCATGTTAGTCCAAGTAAAAGGACCATTTTGAGTTTTACAATCAACTAGGTTCAATTccttaataaaatgacaaaaatcaataataatatgCTTGTTTGGAATAATACCCCCATCTTTCTCTTCAAGACTTGAGATATCATTGAAATCTTCCCCAAAATAAAAAAGGCACCTTCAATGGAGAAGCAATCACAACTAATCTCTCCCAAAgtttccttttctcaacaatactaATAGGACCATAATATTAAAAAGCTAGAATTTAACATTGGAAAATCTACTTTTAACCAAACCAAGCATCCAATTCGAGGAAGAAGCAACCAAATAAAAATCCACACTAAAATCATTCCAAAGGAAAGCAAGCCCTCCCAAAGCCCCCTCAGAAGGAGAAAAGAAAAATTTCCAAAGCTTCCAAGAGGAGAACAAAGACTCAGCAGAAGACAAATTTAACTTTGTTTCTTGCACCATCACAATATCACCCTTCATTAAATCCAACTGGGACTTAATCAAGCATCTTTTATTAGGGGCATTTAAGCTGATCCTCATTGGCCTTGAGGGGAGGCTGAGGCTCCCCTCTTTACACAATTGGAAGTTTGAGATATCTTCCCCTCAGAAAATTCCTTCTGAAGACACCTCTTAGAAGCCAAAGCCCTTGTAACAGACGGACTATAAGGCTTCTTATTTCTCTTCCTCTTGGAAGAATCCATCGGAGAAATAAGATTTGATTGAATACCCGCATCAATTTCTTGTTGGGTCTTAACATGCTTTGGTTTATGGCCCCTCTTCAAAGGGGTAGTAAATGGAGATACAAGAGAGAGTGGAGACTTAATCAAGGGAAACCTGGTAGTGCTACCCAAAGGAATATTAGGAACACTAGGAAGCCTATCCTTATCCTGATCAAGAACCTCAAAACCACTACTACCCAAAGGCATATCGAGAACTCTAAGTAGCCTATCCTTATCCGGATCAAGCACCTCAAAAGGATTAGTTGTAGGAAATCTAGACAAATCTTTATTCAACTTAACTAGATCATTATCAATCGAAGTAATCACTCTATCTACTACATCAAAATTAAGAGCAATGTTATTTATATTAACAATATTCTGCACTTGAGCAATGAGATGATCATCTGGAGCGATAAGAGGGCCATCCAAAGCCTTATGAGAAGACTTAGGAAGAGAATCAGATCTGCCCCGCTCATGAGAAGGTTTAACCAGATCTTCAGTGTTTGAAGAAGGATTAACAAAATTAGCAGGCAAAGAATTTAGAGGGTCCGAGTAATTAACCTTATCCAGAACAAAACCAACATCCAAAGAATTTATAGGGATAGAACAATTAGTCTTATCCAGGATAAAACCAATCCCAAATGAGGCATAAATACCCCATGGATGCAAAGGAGGGACATAAGAGGGGATATTAGATCCCTTTAAAATACCCTGCATTTTATCCCATGAGATTGAGTCCAAATTAGTGAAGTCCTTCTCCATGATCCCAACAGAAGATTCCAACCCTTTAGAAGTGGATTTGACCAACACCCTTTTCATATAAAAAAACAAAGCAGAGTCCATAGAAATAGAGGAGCGACCAAAACCATCAGAATCCCTAACAATGTTTTGATGCCAAATACTAGCAGTTGACCTAATATTGCAAGTCTGAGGAGGAGAAGTGCTTGAATTAACTAAAACACAAATTTTAACAAGGAACAAATCATCCTCAAACACCCAATGAGATAATAAAATTTCccaaaagaatccccaattttttgtaagatattagaatcaacaaattCAAAGGGCAATTGTGGAAGCTTAAACCAAATCAAAACCTGTTTGGAGGAGACCCAAGAAGGCTCAAAGAGAGGTTTCCATACCTCAACAAAAATTAAATTCCTACCCAACCAGAAAAATGGGACTTCCAAAGCCTTATTTCTAGCTTCTTGTgaatcaaaaacaacaataaaagaacTAGTAGACAAGACTTGGAAATATAAAGTGCCATACCAGTGCATATGAATCTTACACTACAATTTTAAAAGGGTAATGGCATCACCCCAAACCTGAATAATGAGTGCAAGTGCTTGTAGATCCCAAGCTTTCTTACCCAATGGATTAACAAAGGCATCAATTGAAGGCATCGAGAGCCAAAATGTCTGTGGCTTAACAACCCCCACATTATGACTACCAGCCAAAGGATTACGGGTGCCACCTAAAGCATCCATAGAATTCTCTCCTGGTAACAAATGATTAGAGTTTACTGCAAACTATATTTCCACAGA
This window harbors:
- the LOC131875317 gene encoding uncharacterized protein LOC131875317, translated to MRLDRLGITAVFPCVFCGFFMESLDHVFLHCRFASDWWYWLFGRIQYFIFEVVISYIYKNLDPLCSFFHWDNWVTWNWEALRVIPSHGAVSLDLSSVVKRRLAKWSPPLQLSFKLNFDGAAKGNSGKSRIGAVLFDHNSKLVKVACKYIGFGSNNSAEFHALSFGLDLAISH